The Pseudomonas sp. S06B 330 genome contains the following window.
GAAACCCTGGTGTAGGTTCGCTGCACCGTTTGCGCGATGCCGTGGAAAAGCAGTGGCCGCAGCCGATGGACATCGAAGAACACAGCCACGCTGACTTGGCCAACGCTTATGTCGCTGGTGCCTCGGGCCTGCCGTTCGCGGTGCTTCGCGCTTACGCCGGTTCGGACCTGCCCAAGGTCAATCCACTGATCAAGAGCGTTACCTGTCCGTTCACCGGTGAAGTCCTCGCCGCCGTGCCTTCGGTGCGTCCGGATGTGACCGTGATCCACGCGCAAAAGGCTGACCGCAAGGGCAACGTACTGCTTTGGGGCATTCTCGGCGTGCAGAAAGAAGCAGCTTTGGCGGCCAAGCGCTGCATTGTCACTGTCGAGGAAATTGTCGACGACCTCAACGCACCGATGAACGCCTGCGTGCTGCCGACCTGGGCTTTGTCGGCAGTGTGCCTGGTACCGGGCGGCGCACACCCGTCCTACGCCCATGGTTACTACGAGCGTGACAACCGCTTCTACCAGGCCTGGGACCCGATTTCCCGCAGTCGCGAAGCGTTCAGCGCGTGGATCGACGAATACATTCGCGGCACCGCCGACTTCACTGAATTCAAGGCAAAACTGGCCAGCGCTTCGGAGGCTGCACAATGAGCTACTCCACCAATGAAATGATGACCGTCGCCGCCGCCCGTCGTCTGCGTAATGGTGCCGTGTGCTTCGTCGGTATCGGCCTGCCTTCCAAGGCCGCCAACCTGGCGCGCCTGACCTCCTCGCCAGACGTGGTGTTGATCTATGAGTCCGGCCCGATCGGCGCCAAGCCGAGCGTGCTGCCATTGTCGATCGGTGACGGCGAGCTGGCTGAAACCGCTGACACCGTGGTCCCCACCGGCGAGATTTTCCGCTACTGGCTGCAGGGTGGTCGTATTGATGTGGGCTTCCTCGGTGCCGCCCAGGTTGACCGTTTCGGCAACATCAACACCACCGTGGTTGGCGACTATCATCAACCGAAAGTGCGCCTGCCAGGCGCCGGTGGCGCACCGGAAATTGCCGGTTCTGCCAAGCAGGTGCTGATTATCCTCAAGCAATCCAACCGTGCCTTTGTCGATAAACTCGACTTCATCACCTCGGTCGGCCACGGCGAAGGCGGTGACTCGCGTAAACGCCTGGGCCTGCCTGGCGAAGGGCCGGTCGGTATCATCACCGACCTGTGCATCATGGAGCCTGAAGCTGGCACCCATGAGTTCGTCGTTACTTCGATCCACCCAGGTGTGACCCGCGAGCAGATCATTGCCGCCACCGGTTGGGCAATTCGTTTTGCCGATGACGTGCAAACCACCGTCGAGCCAAGCGACGTCGAACTGACCGCCTTGCGTGATCTGGAAGCACGTACGGCTGCTGCCCACGGCCAAGCGCCAGGAGAAGCGTGATGCGTGACGTCTTTATCTGCGATGCCATTCGCACCCCCATCGGCCGCTTCGGCGGCGCCTTGGCCGGCGTGCGCGCCGATGATCTGGCCGCAGTGCCGATCAAGGCGTTGATCGAGCGCAACCCACAGGTGCAATGGGACCTGCTGGACGAAGTATTTCTTGGTTGCGCCAACCAGGCCGGCGAAGACAACCGTAACGTTGCGCGCATGGCACTGCTGCTGGCAGGCCTGCCGGACAGCGTGCCGGGTGTCACTCTCAACCGTCTCTGCGCCTCGGGCATGGACGCGGTCGGTACGGCGTTCCGCGCCATTGCCAGCGGCGAGATGGAGTTGGCGGTTGCCGGCGGCGTCGAGTCGATGTCGCGTGCTCCCTTTGTTATGGGCAAAGCTGACAACGCCTATTCGCGCAACATGAAGCTCGAAGACACCACCATCGGCTGGCGCTTCATCAACCCGTTGATGAAGGCCCAGTACGGTGTCGATGCAATGCCGCAAACGGCCGACAATGTCGCCGACGACTATCAGGTCTCACGCGCTGATCAAGACGCCTTCGCGCTGCGCAGTCAGCAACGCACCGCCGCGGCTCAGGCGGCAGGCTTCTTCGCCGAAGAGATCGTGCCAGTGCGTATCGTCCACAAAAAAGGCGAAACCATCGTCGAGCAGGATGAGCACCCACGGGCCGACACCACCCTCGAAGCCCTGACTCGTCTGAAACCGGTCAACGGCCCGGACAAGACGGTCACCGCCGGTAATGCCTCGGGCGTCAACGATGGTGCTGCGGCGTTGATCCTGGCCTCAGCTGAGGCGGTGAAAAAACACGGCCTGACCCCACGCGCCCGCGTTCTCGGCATGGCCAGCGCCGGTGTGGCGCCACGGGTGATGGGCATTGGTCCGGTACCGGCGGTGCGCAAATTGACCGAGCGCCTGGGTGTGGCGGTCAGCGATTTTGATGTCATCGAACTCAACGAAGCGTTCGCCAGCCAAGGCCTGGCCGTGCTGCGAGAACTGGGTCTGGCCGATGATGCGCCGCAGGTCAATCCCAATGGTGGCGCCATTGCCCTCGGTCATCCACTGGGCATGAGTGGTGCGCGCCTGATCCTTACGGCCTTGCATCAGCTGGAAAAGTCCGGCGGTCGCAAGGGCCTGGCGACCATGTGCGTTGGGGTAGGGCAGGGCCTGGCCCTGGCTATCGAGCGAGTGTAAATCAATGACCCTGGTCAGGCGGCCCCCACGCAGGGCCGTGTGATCAGGGTGATTGTTTGTGGAACGAGAGTGTTACTGGTTGTGTCTAGACTCCAGTAACCCTCCAAGAGTGAACAGTCATGACTTCAGCTTATTACACCGGTGAGGAACGCAGTAAGCGCATCTTCGCCATCGTCGGTGCTTCCTCGGGCAACCTGGTGGAGTGGTTCGACTTCTACGTCTACGCCTTCTGTGCCATCTACTTTGCCCCGGCCTTTTTCCCTTCTGACGATCCGACGGTGCAACTGCTCAATACCGCCGGGGTGTTTGCTGCCGGCTTTCTGATGCGACCCATTGGTGGCTGGCTGTTTGGCCGGGTCGCTGATCGTCATGGTCGCAAGAATTCGATGATGATCTCGGTGCTGATGATGTGCGCCGGGTCCCTGGTTATTGCCTGTTTGCCGACGTACGCCTCGATTGGCGCCTGGGCCCCAGCGTTGTTGTTGCTCGCGCGCTTATTTCAGGGTCTGTCAGTGGGCGGCGAATATGGCACCACCGCAACTTACATGAGTGAAGTAGCCCTGCGCGGCCAACGTGGCTTCTTTGCCTCGTTCCAGTATGTGACCCTGATCGGCGGCCAGTTATTGGCCGTGCTGGTGGTGGTGATTCTCCAGCAACTGCTCAGCGAGGACGAACTGCGTGCCTGGGGCTGGCGGATTCCGTTTGTAGTGGGGGCTGTTGCGGCGGTTATTTCCCTGTTCCTGCGCCGTTCGCTGGAAGAGACGAGCAGCGCCGAAACCCGTAACGACAAAGAGGCCGGGAGTATTTCCGGGCTGTTCCGTCACCACTCGGCAGCGTTCATTACCGTGCTCGGCTACACCGCCGGCGGCTCGCTGATTTTCTACACCTTCACCACCTACATGCAGAAGTACCTGGTCAATACCGCTGGCATGAGCGCCAAGACCGCCAGCTTCATCATGACCGGCGTATTGTTCCTGTATATGTGCATGCAGCCGTTGTTCGGCATGCTCTCCGACCGTATTGGCCGACGCAATTCGATGCTGCTGTTCGGCGCCCTGGGCACCGTGTTCACGGTACCGATCCTGCTGGCATTGAAAACCGTCACCAGCCCGTTTCTGGCCTTCGTGCTGATTACCTTCGCGCTGTGTATCGTCAGTTTCTATACCTCTATCAGCGGCCTGGTCAAAGCCGAGATGTTTCCGCCGCAGGTTCGCGCGCTGGGTGTGGGGCTGGCCTATGCAGTGGCCAACGCGATGTTTGGGGGTTCGGCTGAATATGTCGCCTTGGGCTTGAAGTCCATGGGCATGGAGAACACCTTTTACTGGTACGTTACCGCGATGATGGCGATTGCTTTCCTGTTCAGCCTGCGTCTGCCGAAACAGGCAGCGTACCTGCACCACGATCATTGACCTGTTGAAGGATTTGCAGATGAACCCGCGACCGGGCAATCAGTTGTTCGATGCCTACTTCACCGCAGCAGCCATGCGCGAAGTGTTTTCCGACCGTGGCCGGGTGCAGGGTATGCTCGATTTCGAGGCTGCCCTGGCGCGCGCCGAAGCGTCCGTGGGGTTGATTCCCCAGGTCGCGGTGGCTCCCATCGAGACCGCCTGCCAGGCGGAGCGCTACGATTTTGCGGCGCTGGCAGAAGCCATCGGCAGTGCCGGCAATTCGGCTATCCCGCTGGTCAAGGCCTTGGGCAAGGTGATCGCCAGTGGCGTACCCGAAGCCGAGCGTTATGTGCATCTTGGCGCCACCAGCCAGGACGCAATGGACACCGGTCTGGTCCTGCAACTGCGGGCCGCGCTGAACCTGATCGAAACCGACCTGCACCACCTGTCGGATGCTCTGGCCCGTCAGGCCCAAGCCCATGCCGATACACCATTGGCCGGACGCACCTGGCTGCAGCATGCCACGCCAGTGACCCTGGGCATGAAGATTGCTGGCTGGCTCGGCGCATTGACCCGTCATCGTCAGCGTCTGCAGGAGCTCAAGCCGCGCTTGCTAACCTTGCAGTTCGGCGGTGCATCCGGGACCCTGGCGGCGCTCGGCGATAAAGCGCTGCCGGTGGCGGAGGCCCTGGCCAAACAACTGAACCTGCAACTGCCGGAGCAGCCTTGGCACACCCAGCGCGACCGTTTGGTGGAGTTCGCTTCGGTACTCGGTCTGATTGCCGGCAGCCTGGGCAAGTTGGGTCGTGACATCAGTTTGTTGATGCAGACTGAAGCGGCGGAAGTGTTCGAGCCTTCGGCGCCGGGCAAAGGCGGTTCCTCGACCATGCCGCACAAGCGTAATCCGGTGGGCGCCGCAGTACTCATCAGTGCGGCAACGCGGGTGCCGGGCCTGGTCTCGACCCTGTTGAGCGCCATGCCGCAAGAACACGAACGTAGCCTGGGGCTGTGGCATGCCGAGTGGGAGACCCTGCCGGAGATCTGCTGTCTGGTATCCGGTGCCTTGCGTCAGGCGCAGATCATTGCTGATGGCTTGCAGGTCGACGCTGCGCGCATGCGCCAGAACCTCGACCTGACCCAGGGCCTCGTACTGGCCGAAGCGGTGAGCATTGTCCTTGCCCAGCGCCTGGGCCGCGACGCTGCCCATCATCTGCTGGAAACCTGCTGCAAGCGTGCAGTCGCTGAACAACGTCACCTGCGCGCGGTGCTTGGCGACGATCCACTGGTCAGCGCCGAACTCTCGGCAGACGAACTCGATCGTCTGCTTGACCCAGCCCACTACCTTGGCCAGGCCTGCGTCTGGGTCGAGCGGGCGTTGGCTGAACATCACCGTTTCAATGCCTGAGGAGGCTGCAGTGGCACAGGTACAACTCGCCGATGGCGTAATCAACTATCAACTCGACGGCCCTGAAGGCGCGCCGGTATTGGTGTTGTCCAACTCGCTGGGCACTGATCTGCACATGTGGGACACCCAGGTCCCGGCATTTGCCGCGCATTTTCGCGTGCTGCGCTACGACACCCGTGGCCATGGCCGCTCGCTGGTCACCGCAGGTCCTTACAGCATCGAACAGTTAGGCCAGGATGTGTTGGCACTGCTTGATGCCTTGAAGATCGAGCGCGCGCATTTCTGTGGCCTGTCCATGGGCGGTCTGATCGGCCAGTGGCTGGGGATCAATGCTGGCGCGCGCCTGAACCGTTTGATCGTCTGCAACACCGCAGCCAAGATTGGCTCGCCGGACACCTGGAATCCACGTATTGAAATGGTCTTGCGTGATGGCCAGGCGGCGATGGTTGGCCTGCGCGATGCTTCGATCGAACGCTGGTTCACCTCGGGCTATGCGTCGAGTAATCCTGACCAGGCCAAGCGCATCACCGACATGCTCGCCGCCACCTCGCCAGAAGGCTATGCGGCCAACTGCGGCGCAGTACGTGATGCCGATTTCCGTGGACAACTGGGCGAGATCAAAGCGCCCCTCTTGGTCATCTCCGGTAGCCACGATGCGGTAACGCCGCCTGCGGGTGGGCTGTTCATTCAGGAAAACGTGGCGGGCGCCGAATACGCCGAGTTCCATGCCGCGCACCTGTCCAATGTCGAAGTCGGCGAGCCGTTCAGCCGTCGGGTGATCGATTTCCTGCTGGCCCGATGAGGAGCATTTCGTGGACGAAAAACAACGGTACGAAGAAGGCATGAAGGTACGTCGTGCAGTGCTTGGCGATGTTCATGTCGACCGCAGCCTGAACAACCTGACCGCGTTCAACAGCGAGTTTCAGGAGATGATCACCCGCCATGCCTGGGGTGATATCTGGACCCGTCCAGGCCTGCCGCGCCATACCCGCAGCCTGATCACCATCGCCATGCTGATCGGCATGAACCGTAACGAAGAACTCAAGTTGCACTTGCGCGCCGCCGCCAGCAATGGCGTGACCCGCGAAGAGATCAAGGAAGTGCTGATGCAGAGCGCGATCTATTGCGGCATTCCGGCGGCCAATGCCACCTTCCACCTGGCCGAGTCGGTGTGGGATGAGTTGGGGGTTGAGTCGCGCGTTTGACCTTTAGCACCCCTGCGCCGGCAATGCCGGCGCAGGCTACAGCTAGCAGAGACTGTGAAAGCGTGGATTCACACCCGCGCTTTCTTCTGCCGAACAGCCACAGGCCCGACATTGCGCTCAATGGCCTGTTTCAACGCCGGGCGCATCCCCAGCAGAAACCCCAGTTCCGCCACCACAAACAATGGTCCGATGATCAACCCGCTCAGATCATCGACAAAGGCAGGTTTGCGTCCTTCATAGTGGTGCCCGACAAACTGTATCGCCCAGCCAAGCACAAACAGCCCCAAGCCCGCGCTCAACCAGACCAGGGTGCTTTGCAGCGCCAGCACTTGTCCGGCCCAGAGGCACAGCCCCAGCAGCAGGGCCATGATCAGGCCAAATTGCTGATCCAGACACAGGTAGAACCACCCGGTCACCAGCGCAACCAGCAACGCCGGCGACAACCAGATTCCACTCAGCTCCAAGCCTGGGCGTGACAGCAGCACAGTGACCGCCAGCACGATCATGGGAATGCCGACGAAGTGGGTGGCGATATTGCGCGGGTCACGGTGATAGGCCGCATATTGACTGAGGTGTTCGACCAGGTTTTTCATTATTGTTCCTCCTGTAGGGTGGCGCTGAGCATGCCCTGCAGACATTCTGGCTGTCTGTCGGCTAGCCGACAGAGTTGATCGTTGAGGCAATATGACTACTGATCCCGCCTGGCGGACCTCCTTGCTCCAGGGGCACTGGTTCAAGCACCTGCCCCTTTTGCTTCAGGATAGTCTGTTGGAATTGGCCCGCCCGCGTGAACTGGCAGCCGGGCAGTACCTGTTCCAGCGGGGCGATGCACCTTGTGGCTTGTATGCGGTGCTGACGGGCAGCATGCGCGTCGGTGCAATTAGCAGCGAAGGCAAGGAGGCGTTGCTGACGCTGATCGAGGCGCCGCAGTGGTTCGGTGAGATCAGTCTGTTCGATGGCCAGCCGCGCACCCACGATGCCCTGGCAGAGGGTGCGACTCGCCTACTGTGGATACCTCAGGCAGCGCTAATGGCATGCTTGGCGCAGCAGCCCGCGTACTGGCGCGACTTCGCCTTGCTGATGAGCCAGAAATTGCGCCTGGTGTTTATCGCGCTGGAGCAGCAGAGCTTATTGACCGCAGGTCCGCGGGTGGCTCATCGACTCCTGCAGGTCGCCGCCGGTTATGGTGAGATGGAGGGCAGTCGGCGTTTATTGCAACTGTCCCAGGAGCAGCTGGCGTTGATGCTGTCGCTATCGCGCCAGACGACCAATCAAGTTCTCAAATCGCTGCAACAGGAAGGGGCGTTACGTTTGGGGTATGGCGAGATCGAGATTCTCGACCTCGCCCGTCTGCAAGCACTGGCTTGCCCGGTCAATGTCTAGAGAATGCTGATCGGGTAGCTGACGATCAGACGGTTCTCGTCAAAGGCATTACTGCTGAAGTCACGACGCATGGTCGAGTTGCGCCATTTGAATGACAGGTTTTTCAGCGTGCCCGACTGGATCACGTAGGCCAGCTCAGATTCACGCGCCCACTCCTTGCCGTCGCTGACGGTTGCCGTCTGGACGTCGTCACCGCTGATATAGCGGTTCATCAGGGTCAAGCCGGGGATACCGACGCCGGCAAAGTTGAAGTCATGGCGCAGTTGCCAGGAGCGCTCTTTGGCGTTGTCGAAACTGGAGTTGTAGCTGTCGTTGGCCAGGGTGCCGCCACTAGTGCCATTGACCCGCATCCAGGCATCGTCGCCACTGACCTTTTGCAGGCCGACATAAAAGGTATTACTGCCGTACTTGGCTGAGAGCAGTGCCGAGGCCGTGCGGTTGTCCAGCTCACCGGCGCGTTCGGCACCGTCTTCCTTGCCGAAGAAGTAACCGAGGTTAGCGCCTAACGTCCAGTCACCCAACGGCTGGCTGTGCACCAAGTTGATGAACTGCTGACTGTAGATGTCCTTGAGTTCAGCATTCCATAGGCCAATGAGGGTGCGCTTGTCGTTGAACGTATATTCACCACCGGCAAAGTTGAAGCGGTCGGAGGTGAACGCCGCTCTGCCGTTCATCGACATATCTTCCATGCTCGCGTCGTTGCGCGGACTGTTGGCGCGAAACTGGCCGGCGTATAGGGTCAGACCTTCGATTTCCTGGGAAGTGACCTGTCCACCGCGAAAGGTCTGTGGCAGAGAGCGGCCATCATCCGAGCGCAGGATCGGCAGCACTGGCATCCACTCACCCACCTTGAGTTCAGTGTTGGACACCTTGGCCTTGAGCGCCACACCCAGGCGGCCGAAATCGTCGGCAGGGCGGCCATCGTCATGCACCGGCAACAGTTGGGTATTTGCAGTACCCCTACCGCCATCGAGCTTGACCGAGTACAGGCCGAGTACATCAACGCCGAAGCCGACGATGCCTTGGGTGAAACCGGAGCGGGCGTCGAGGATGAAGCTCTGGGTCCATTCCTCAGCCTTGCCTTGGGGGTTGGCCGGGTCGACGAAATTGCGGTTGATGTAGAAGTTGCGCAGGTTGAGATTGACCTTGGCATCTTCGACAAAGCCACCATCAGCGGCCAGGACGGGGAGGGTGCAAGTCATGGCCAACAAGCCGGGAAGCAGGTGTCGTGCGGGTGTGCTCATTGTCTGTGTCTCTTGTTTTTATTCAAGCCGAAGCCATCCGCTGCGACGTGTAAAAGGCGCAGGCCGGGCAACAGTCTTTGGGGAATACGTTGGAAACGCTGCGAAGCGATGGTGCGGCGGGGGGAGGGTGTGAATCAATTCGTTACAGCGGGTATTGGGCGATAACCGAACACTAACTGAATAGTTAGTTTTGGTTTAGAACCTCGGTGTCCCTATCGCCGGCAAGGCCGGCTCCCACCATAGATCTGTGCAACTGCGCACCTCTGGGAGCCGGTCTTGCCGGCGATGGCAGCGCTAAGGTGTTAAGTCGAGCAGCATAAAAAAGCCCACCGCAAGGGTGGGCTTGTGAACCACAAACCAGCTTCAGCCTTTCGGCGTTTCAGCCGCAGCCTGCTGCTGCGCCTGATCGGTCTGCTCGTACCAACCGCCACCGAGGGCCTTGTACAGGTTGACCTCGCTGACCAACTGCGACAGGCGGTCGCTGATCAACGACTGCTGGGTGTTGAACAGCTGACGCTGAGCGTCGAGGAAGGTCAGGTTACTGTCGACACCAATGCGGTAGCGACGCTCGGCCAGGCGGTAGTAGTCCTGGTTGGCGGCGACCAGATCGCGCTGGGCTTGCAACTGATCGTTGAAGGTCTTGCGTGCGGCGAGGCCATCGGAGACTTCCTGGAAGGCGGTCTGAATGGTTTTCTCGTACTTCGCGACGTTGATGTCCTTCTGGATCTTCGAGTAATCGAGGCTGGCACGCAGGGCACCGGCGTTGAAGATCGGCAGGTTGATCTGCGGCTGGAACAGCCAGGTACCCGAACCACCGTTGAACAGCCCGCTCATGTCCGGGCTCAGGGTCCCGGCATTGGCGGTCAGGCTGATGCTCGGGAAGAACGCTGCGCGGGCCGCGCCAATGTTGGCATTGGCGGCCTTGAGCAGGTGCTCGGCTTCCTGAATGTCCGGACGGCGCTGCAGCAGGTCGGACGGCAGGCCAGCAGGCACTTCGGCCAACAGGTCGCTGTCCAGGCTCTGCGCCGCAGGCAGGTTGGCCGGCACACCGGTGCCGAGCAGCACAGCCAGGCTGTTCAGGTCTTGGGCTACCAGGCGCTGATACTGTGCCAACTTGACCCGAGCGCCTTCAACTGACGTGCGCGCCTGGCTCAGGTCCAGGGCCGAAGCGACACCCACTTCATTGCTGCGCAAGGTCAGCGCATAGCTTTGCTCGTAGGTCTTGAGGGTCTCTTCGGTCAGCTTGAGCAGGGCCTGGTCGGCCTGCCAAGTGAAGTAGGCGTTGGCAACGCTAGCGACCAGAGCGATCTGGGTCGAGCGTCGGGCCTGTTCACTGGACAGGTAGATTTCCAGTTGCTGTTCGGTGAGGCTGCGAACCCGACCGAACAGGTCGAGTTCATAGTTGCTCACGCCGA
Protein-coding sequences here:
- a CDS encoding MFS family transporter — protein: MTSAYYTGEERSKRIFAIVGASSGNLVEWFDFYVYAFCAIYFAPAFFPSDDPTVQLLNTAGVFAAGFLMRPIGGWLFGRVADRHGRKNSMMISVLMMCAGSLVIACLPTYASIGAWAPALLLLARLFQGLSVGGEYGTTATYMSEVALRGQRGFFASFQYVTLIGGQLLAVLVVVILQQLLSEDELRAWGWRIPFVVGAVAAVISLFLRRSLEETSSAETRNDKEAGSISGLFRHHSAAFITVLGYTAGGSLIFYTFTTYMQKYLVNTAGMSAKTASFIMTGVLFLYMCMQPLFGMLSDRIGRRNSMLLFGALGTVFTVPILLALKTVTSPFLAFVLITFALCIVSFYTSISGLVKAEMFPPQVRALGVGLAYAVANAMFGGSAEYVALGLKSMGMENTFYWYVTAMMAIAFLFSLRLPKQAAYLHHDH
- a CDS encoding CoA-transferase subunit beta, with amino-acid sequence MSYSTNEMMTVAAARRLRNGAVCFVGIGLPSKAANLARLTSSPDVVLIYESGPIGAKPSVLPLSIGDGELAETADTVVPTGEIFRYWLQGGRIDVGFLGAAQVDRFGNINTTVVGDYHQPKVRLPGAGGAPEIAGSAKQVLIILKQSNRAFVDKLDFITSVGHGEGGDSRKRLGLPGEGPVGIITDLCIMEPEAGTHEFVVTSIHPGVTREQIIAATGWAIRFADDVQTTVEPSDVELTALRDLEARTAAAHGQAPGEA
- a CDS encoding AdeC/AdeK/OprM family multidrug efflux complex outer membrane factor; translation: MSKSLLSLAVTAFILGGCSLIPDYQTPESPVAAQWPQGPAYSPTESADVAAAEQGWRQFFHDPALQQLIQTSLVNNRDLKVAALNIDAYRAQYRIQRADLFPAVSANGSGSRQRMPADMSQTGESGITSSYSATLGVSNYELDLFGRVRSLTEQQLEIYLSSEQARRSTQIALVASVANAYFTWQADQALLKLTEETLKTYEQSYALTLRSNEVGVASALDLSQARTSVEGARVKLAQYQRLVAQDLNSLAVLLGTGVPANLPAAQSLDSDLLAEVPAGLPSDLLQRRPDIQEAEHLLKAANANIGAARAAFFPSISLTANAGTLSPDMSGLFNGGSGTWLFQPQINLPIFNAGALRASLDYSKIQKDINVAKYEKTIQTAFQEVSDGLAARKTFNDQLQAQRDLVAANQDYYRLAERRYRIGVDSNLTFLDAQRQLFNTQQSLISDRLSQLVSEVNLYKALGGGWYEQTDQAQQQAAAETPKG
- the pcaD gene encoding 3-oxoadipate enol-lactonase; protein product: MAQVQLADGVINYQLDGPEGAPVLVLSNSLGTDLHMWDTQVPAFAAHFRVLRYDTRGHGRSLVTAGPYSIEQLGQDVLALLDALKIERAHFCGLSMGGLIGQWLGINAGARLNRLIVCNTAAKIGSPDTWNPRIEMVLRDGQAAMVGLRDASIERWFTSGYASSNPDQAKRITDMLAATSPEGYAANCGAVRDADFRGQLGEIKAPLLVISGSHDAVTPPAGGLFIQENVAGAEYAEFHAAHLSNVEVGEPFSRRVIDFLLAR
- the pcaC gene encoding 4-carboxymuconolactone decarboxylase; its protein translation is MDEKQRYEEGMKVRRAVLGDVHVDRSLNNLTAFNSEFQEMITRHAWGDIWTRPGLPRHTRSLITIAMLIGMNRNEELKLHLRAAASNGVTREEIKEVLMQSAIYCGIPAANATFHLAESVWDELGVESRV
- a CDS encoding OprD family porin produces the protein MSTPARHLLPGLLAMTCTLPVLAADGGFVEDAKVNLNLRNFYINRNFVDPANPQGKAEEWTQSFILDARSGFTQGIVGFGVDVLGLYSVKLDGGRGTANTQLLPVHDDGRPADDFGRLGVALKAKVSNTELKVGEWMPVLPILRSDDGRSLPQTFRGGQVTSQEIEGLTLYAGQFRANSPRNDASMEDMSMNGRAAFTSDRFNFAGGEYTFNDKRTLIGLWNAELKDIYSQQFINLVHSQPLGDWTLGANLGYFFGKEDGAERAGELDNRTASALLSAKYGSNTFYVGLQKVSGDDAWMRVNGTSGGTLANDSYNSSFDNAKERSWQLRHDFNFAGVGIPGLTLMNRYISGDDVQTATVSDGKEWARESELAYVIQSGTLKNLSFKWRNSTMRRDFSSNAFDENRLIVSYPISIL
- the pcaF gene encoding 3-oxoadipyl-CoA thiolase translates to MMRDVFICDAIRTPIGRFGGALAGVRADDLAAVPIKALIERNPQVQWDLLDEVFLGCANQAGEDNRNVARMALLLAGLPDSVPGVTLNRLCASGMDAVGTAFRAIASGEMELAVAGGVESMSRAPFVMGKADNAYSRNMKLEDTTIGWRFINPLMKAQYGVDAMPQTADNVADDYQVSRADQDAFALRSQQRTAAAQAAGFFAEEIVPVRIVHKKGETIVEQDEHPRADTTLEALTRLKPVNGPDKTVTAGNASGVNDGAAALILASAEAVKKHGLTPRARVLGMASAGVAPRVMGIGPVPAVRKLTERLGVAVSDFDVIELNEAFASQGLAVLRELGLADDAPQVNPNGGAIALGHPLGMSGARLILTALHQLEKSGGRKGLATMCVGVGQGLALAIERV
- a CDS encoding CoA transferase subunit A yields the protein MAEILSLHDAVKQFVHDGDSVALEGFTHLIPTAAGHEIIRQGKKELTLVRMTPDLIYDQLIGAGCARKLIFSWGGNPGVGSLHRLRDAVEKQWPQPMDIEEHSHADLANAYVAGASGLPFAVLRAYAGSDLPKVNPLIKSVTCPFTGEVLAAVPSVRPDVTVIHAQKADRKGNVLLWGILGVQKEAALAAKRCIVTVEEIVDDLNAPMNACVLPTWALSAVCLVPGGAHPSYAHGYYERDNRFYQAWDPISRSREAFSAWIDEYIRGTADFTEFKAKLASASEAAQ
- a CDS encoding 3-carboxy-cis,cis-muconate cycloisomerase; its protein translation is MNPRPGNQLFDAYFTAAAMREVFSDRGRVQGMLDFEAALARAEASVGLIPQVAVAPIETACQAERYDFAALAEAIGSAGNSAIPLVKALGKVIASGVPEAERYVHLGATSQDAMDTGLVLQLRAALNLIETDLHHLSDALARQAQAHADTPLAGRTWLQHATPVTLGMKIAGWLGALTRHRQRLQELKPRLLTLQFGGASGTLAALGDKALPVAEALAKQLNLQLPEQPWHTQRDRLVEFASVLGLIAGSLGKLGRDISLLMQTEAAEVFEPSAPGKGGSSTMPHKRNPVGAAVLISAATRVPGLVSTLLSAMPQEHERSLGLWHAEWETLPEICCLVSGALRQAQIIADGLQVDAARMRQNLDLTQGLVLAEAVSIVLAQRLGRDAAHHLLETCCKRAVAEQRHLRAVLGDDPLVSAELSADELDRLLDPAHYLGQACVWVERALAEHHRFNA
- a CDS encoding Mpo1 family 2-hydroxy fatty acid dioxygenase is translated as MKNLVEHLSQYAAYHRDPRNIATHFVGIPMIVLAVTVLLSRPGLELSGIWLSPALLVALVTGWFYLCLDQQFGLIMALLLGLCLWAGQVLALQSTLVWLSAGLGLFVLGWAIQFVGHHYEGRKPAFVDDLSGLIIGPLFVVAELGFLLGMRPALKQAIERNVGPVAVRQKKARV
- a CDS encoding Crp/Fnr family transcriptional regulator, encoding MTTDPAWRTSLLQGHWFKHLPLLLQDSLLELARPRELAAGQYLFQRGDAPCGLYAVLTGSMRVGAISSEGKEALLTLIEAPQWFGEISLFDGQPRTHDALAEGATRLLWIPQAALMACLAQQPAYWRDFALLMSQKLRLVFIALEQQSLLTAGPRVAHRLLQVAAGYGEMEGSRRLLQLSQEQLALMLSLSRQTTNQVLKSLQQEGALRLGYGEIEILDLARLQALACPVNV